A single genomic interval of Streptomyces sp. NBC_00663 harbors:
- a CDS encoding M14 family metallopeptidase translates to MRLRTRGAGARGGRRTAAFAALLALALAAPLTSMDASADSAAKAAPSADDVRQYEIHQHTTPVTRAAIQQTGVTVDEADEETVVVSGRADQIKKLRRLGYEVQALGTAPDRLAEDEMRLYDFPSADSRYHNYAEMTSAINSAVSAHPDLVSQRVIGTSYQGRNIVAIKISDNVATDESEPEVLFTHHQHAREHLTVEMALYLLDQLTSGYGTDSRVTNLVNNREIWIVPDLNPDGGEYDVATGSYRSWRKNRQPNSGSSYVGTDLNRNWNYRWGCCGGSSGSTSSETYRGSAAESAPEVKVVANFVRSRVVGGVQQIKAGIDFHTYSELVLWPFGYTTADTATGMTTDDRNAFATVGQKMAASNGYTPEQSSDLYITDGSIDDWLWGNQKIFAYTFEMYPTSSSQGGFYPPDEVIARETARNRDAVLQLLENADCMYRSIGKEAQYCG, encoded by the coding sequence ATGCGACTTCGGACACGAGGCGCAGGCGCCCGGGGCGGCAGACGCACCGCCGCCTTCGCCGCCCTGCTCGCTCTGGCGCTCGCCGCGCCGCTCACCTCGATGGACGCCTCTGCCGACAGCGCCGCCAAGGCGGCCCCCTCCGCGGACGACGTCCGGCAGTACGAGATCCACCAGCACACGACCCCCGTGACCCGGGCGGCCATTCAGCAGACCGGGGTCACGGTGGACGAGGCCGACGAGGAGACCGTGGTGGTCTCCGGCCGGGCCGACCAGATCAAGAAACTGCGCCGACTCGGCTACGAGGTCCAGGCGTTGGGCACCGCCCCGGACCGGCTGGCCGAGGACGAGATGCGGCTGTACGACTTCCCGTCGGCCGACTCGCGCTATCACAACTACGCGGAGATGACGAGCGCGATCAACTCCGCCGTCTCGGCCCACCCGGACCTCGTGAGCCAGCGCGTGATCGGCACGTCCTACCAGGGCCGGAACATCGTCGCCATCAAGATCAGCGACAACGTGGCGACGGACGAGTCCGAGCCCGAGGTGCTCTTCACGCACCACCAGCACGCGCGCGAGCACCTCACCGTCGAGATGGCGCTCTATCTGCTCGACCAGCTGACCTCGGGCTACGGCACCGACTCACGCGTGACCAACCTGGTCAACAACCGTGAGATCTGGATCGTTCCGGACCTCAACCCCGACGGCGGCGAGTACGACGTGGCCACGGGCTCGTACCGCTCCTGGCGCAAGAACCGGCAGCCCAACTCCGGTTCCTCGTACGTCGGTACGGACCTCAACCGCAACTGGAACTACCGGTGGGGCTGCTGCGGCGGCTCGTCCGGGTCGACGTCCTCGGAGACCTACCGCGGATCGGCCGCCGAGTCGGCTCCCGAGGTCAAGGTCGTCGCGAACTTCGTGCGCAGCCGTGTGGTCGGCGGGGTGCAGCAGATCAAGGCCGGCATCGACTTCCACACGTACAGCGAGCTGGTGCTGTGGCCCTTCGGGTACACGACGGCCGACACGGCGACGGGGATGACGACGGACGACCGGAACGCCTTCGCCACGGTGGGGCAGAAGATGGCCGCCAGTAACGGCTACACGCCGGAGCAGTCCAGCGATCTGTACATCACCGACGGGTCCATCGACGACTGGCTGTGGGGGAACCAGAAGATCTTCGCCTACACCTTCGAGATGTACCCGACGTCCAGTTCCCAGGGCGGGTTCTATCCTCCCGACGAGGTGATCGCCCGCGAGACCGCCAGGAACCGGGACGCGGTGTTGCAGCTGCTGGAGAACGCGGACTGTATGTACCGGTCCATCGGGAAGGAAGCCCAGTACTGCGGCTAG